The Bradyrhizobium barranii subsp. barranii genome segment GGGCGCGGCCTGCGTGGTCGCGCCGGGTCGCAACGACAGGATTTTGGCCGACCTCGTCCGCCGCTTCGGCGATCGGGTGAAGCCGGTGAAACTCACCGGCAACGAGAGCGACGACTGCGAAAGCATGAAGCGCGCCGCACCGGGACCGATCGACTGCGTGTTCGACATCATGCCACCCTCGGTCAGCACGACCGTCGTACGCGCGGCGATCATGACGGTGCGCGCTTACGGCCGCGTCGTGCTGATGGGCGGCGTCGGCATGGCGGGCGGCGCGGGCCTCGATCTGCCCTACCCCTGGATCATGCGCAACTGCATCAGCATCCACGGCGTCTGGATGTATCCGCCGGATGCGGCGAGCCGCCTGATCGCCCTGGCGCGCGCGGGATTGTTACGGCTGGACGAGTACGAGGCGACGGCGTTCGACCTCGACCACGTCAACGAGGCGGTGGAACACGCCGCAGCCAATGCGGGACCGTTCAAATTGACGGTGATCAGGCCGTAACGGCCCCTCCGCTGCGGCGATGCGCCGTCGCAGCCGATAGGCCCGACATGCCAAATGGTTGGAAGGCGTCACCCCGATCGTAGCCGGCCAAGGCCGGCTACTGTGCATGGGGTTGTTTTCGCAGTTTTTATTATTCGAGCTCGACGACCTGGCCGTTCGACAGCGACACGCGCCGGTCCATGCGGCCGGCAAGCTCCATGTTGTGGGTCGCGATCAGCATGGAGACCTTGGTCGCCTTGACCAGCTGCATCAACGCCTGGAAGACGTGGTCGGCCGTGTGCGGATCGAGGTTGCCGGTCGGCTCGTCCGCGAACAGCACGCGCGGCGCGTTGGCGACCGCGCGCGCAATCGCGACGCGCTGCTGCTCGCCGCCCGACAGTTCCGCGGGCCGATGGGTGATGCGGTCGCCGAGGCCGAGATAGCCAAGGATCTCCTTGGCGCGCTTGACGCTCTCCGACTTCTTCAGGCCGCGGATCATCTGCGGCATCATCACGTTCTCGAGCGCCGAGAACTCCGGCAGCAGCCGGTGCGACTGGTAGACGAAGCCGATATCGGTGCGGCGGAGCTGGGTACGCTCGATGTCGGGGAGCTGCGAGGTCGGCGCGCCGTTGACGTAGACCTCGCCGGAATCGGGCGCTTCAAGCAGCCCCGCGATGTGCAGCAACGTCGATTTGCCCGAGCCCGACGGTGCGACCAGCGCGACCGATTGCCCGGCCCACAGCGCGAGCTTGGCGTTGTCGAGGATCGTCAGCGGCACCTCGCCCTGCAAGTACTGCCGCTTTATCTCGTGGAGATAAATGACCGGTACATCTTCCGCCCCCTGCTGGCTCTCCATCAGCCCCTCACTCGTACCGCAGCGCTTCGACGGGATCGAGGCGCGCGGCGCGCCACGACGGGTACAGCGTCGCAAGGAACGACAGCGTCAGCGCCATGATGACGACCGCCGTGGTCTCGCCGACGTCGATCTCGGCGGGCAGCTTCGACAGGAAGTAGAGCTCCGGCGAGAACAGCTCGGTGCTGGTCAGCCAGGACAGGAATTGCCTGATGGACTCGATGTTGAGGCAGATGACGAGGCCGACGAAGAAGCCGACCAAGGTGCCGACCACGCCGATCGAGGCGCCCGTGATCAGGAAGACGCGCATGATCGAGCCTTGCGAGGCGCCCATCGTGCGCAGGATCGCGATGTCGCTGCCCTTGTCCTTCACCAGCATGATCAGGCCGGAGACGATGTTGAGCGCGGCGACCAGCACGATCATGGTCAGGATCAGGAACATCACGTTGCGCTCGACCTGGAGCGCGTTGAAGAAGGTCGAGTTACGCTGCCGCCAGTCGACCAGGAACACCGGCCGGCCCGCAGCCTCCGTCACCGCCTTGCGGAAGGCGTCGATCTTGTCGGGGTTGGTGGTGAACACCTCGATCGAGGTGACGTCGTTGCTGCGGTTGAAATAGGCCTGAGCTTCAGCCAGTGGCATGAACACGAAGCCGAGATCGTATTCGGACATGCCGATCTCGAACACCGCCACGATCTTGTAGGGCTTGATGCGCGGCGTCGTGCCCATCGGGGTGACTGCGCCCTTCGGCGCCACCAACGTCACGCTGTCACCGGCATGCAACGACAGCTGGTCGGCGAGGCGGCGGCCGATCGCGACCCCCTGCCCGTCGTCAAAGCCCTCGAGCGAGCCTTGCTTGATGTTCTTGGCGATCGAGGTGAGGTTGTTGAGGTCATCGGAGCGGATGCCGCGCACCAGGACGCCCGAGGCGTTCCACGGCGAGGACGCCAACGCCTGGCCGTCGACCACGGGCGCTGCGAGCCGGATGCCCTGGACCTGGCTGAGGCGGTCGGCGACGTCCTTCCAATCGGTCAGCGGCGATTCCAGCGGCTGCACCAGGATGTGGCCGTTGAGGCCCAAAATCTTGTCGAGCAGCTCCTTGCGGAAGCCGTTCATGACCGCCATGACGATGATCAGCGTCGCCACGCCGAGCATGATGCCGAGGAAGGAGAACCCGGCGATGACCGAGATGAATCCCTCCTTGCGGCGCGCCCGCAGATAGCGCGCCGACAGCATCCACTCGAATGGCGCAAAAGGCGCGGTTTGCTTGGTCTCGGTCATGGTCTCATCCATCGCTCGATAATCCCATAATTCGGGGTCAATTGTGGCCGGATTGGCGGCCGCGATATCGCGCGATGAACAATATTCAGCCGACCAGCCGGGCGACCGCGTCCGCAGGCGACATCGTCTCGCGCGAGCCGT includes the following:
- a CDS encoding ABC transporter ATP-binding protein; translated protein: MESQQGAEDVPVIYLHEIKRQYLQGEVPLTILDNAKLALWAGQSVALVAPSGSGKSTLLHIAGLLEAPDSGEVYVNGAPTSQLPDIERTQLRRTDIGFVYQSHRLLPEFSALENVMMPQMIRGLKKSESVKRAKEILGYLGLGDRITHRPAELSGGEQQRVAIARAVANAPRVLFADEPTGNLDPHTADHVFQALMQLVKATKVSMLIATHNMELAGRMDRRVSLSNGQVVELE
- a CDS encoding lipoprotein-releasing ABC transporter permease subunit, yielding MDETMTETKQTAPFAPFEWMLSARYLRARRKEGFISVIAGFSFLGIMLGVATLIIVMAVMNGFRKELLDKILGLNGHILVQPLESPLTDWKDVADRLSQVQGIRLAAPVVDGQALASSPWNASGVLVRGIRSDDLNNLTSIAKNIKQGSLEGFDDGQGVAIGRRLADQLSLHAGDSVTLVAPKGAVTPMGTTPRIKPYKIVAVFEIGMSEYDLGFVFMPLAEAQAYFNRSNDVTSIEVFTTNPDKIDAFRKAVTEAAGRPVFLVDWRQRNSTFFNALQVERNVMFLILTMIVLVAALNIVSGLIMLVKDKGSDIAILRTMGASQGSIMRVFLITGASIGVVGTLVGFFVGLVICLNIESIRQFLSWLTSTELFSPELYFLSKLPAEIDVGETTAVVIMALTLSFLATLYPSWRAARLDPVEALRYE